The Microbacter sp. GSS18 genome has a segment encoding these proteins:
- a CDS encoding AI-2E family transporter produces MTDANPTAPASPEASGADSFYEPTPKMKSALQRWANLNNPFTIGFTLTLGGLVALALGLAFTSLSTIVIYVALALFVALGLDPAVRMLGRRNVSRAWSIVIVYSAFAIVLIGVLLLIIPTVVAQVAQFFRDLPSLVDDFQQTAVYLWATGMWGDPIETLTTEITKFISDPGNIATVGGGVLQVVVGIGTAVSGGIIVIVLSLYFLASLDAMKQGMYQLAAAHNRPKVASLTEQITGSIGGYLVGMVMLAFFNATFTFIMYLILGLQFAALMAVTSFCITIIPLVGPVLFWIIGSSVALFLDPLAALIFAIAYLVYMQVEAYVLTPRVMNKAVSVPGALVVIGALVGGTLLGLLGALVAVPVTASLLIILKQVVIPRQDAKV; encoded by the coding sequence ATGACCGACGCGAACCCGACCGCTCCGGCTTCTCCCGAGGCATCCGGCGCCGACTCCTTCTACGAGCCGACACCCAAGATGAAGTCGGCCCTGCAGCGCTGGGCGAACCTGAACAACCCGTTCACGATCGGCTTCACCCTGACACTGGGCGGGCTCGTCGCGCTCGCACTGGGCCTGGCGTTCACGAGCCTGTCCACGATCGTCATCTACGTCGCGCTGGCGCTGTTCGTCGCGCTCGGGCTGGACCCGGCGGTGCGCATGCTGGGGCGCCGCAACGTGTCACGGGCGTGGTCCATCGTCATCGTCTACTCGGCCTTCGCGATCGTCCTGATCGGCGTCCTGCTGCTGATCATCCCCACCGTCGTCGCTCAGGTCGCTCAGTTCTTCCGGGATCTGCCGTCGCTCGTCGACGACTTCCAGCAGACCGCGGTCTACCTCTGGGCCACGGGGATGTGGGGCGATCCCATCGAGACGCTGACCACCGAGATCACGAAGTTCATCTCGGACCCGGGGAACATCGCCACCGTCGGCGGAGGCGTGCTCCAGGTGGTCGTGGGCATCGGCACCGCCGTCTCGGGCGGCATCATCGTCATCGTCCTGAGCCTGTACTTCCTGGCCTCGCTCGATGCGATGAAGCAGGGGATGTACCAGCTGGCCGCCGCACACAACCGTCCCAAGGTCGCCTCGCTCACCGAGCAGATCACGGGGTCGATCGGCGGGTACCTCGTGGGGATGGTGATGCTCGCGTTCTTCAACGCGACCTTCACCTTCATCATGTATCTGATCCTCGGGCTGCAGTTCGCAGCGCTCATGGCGGTGACGTCGTTCTGCATCACGATCATCCCGCTCGTCGGTCCCGTGCTCTTCTGGATCATCGGGTCGAGCGTCGCGCTGTTCCTCGACCCCCTTGCCGCGCTGATCTTCGCGATCGCGTACCTCGTCTACATGCAGGTCGAGGCCTACGTGCTCACGCCCCGTGTCATGAACAAGGCGGTGTCGGTGCCGGGTGCGCTCGTGGTGATCGGCGCGCTCGTCGGCGGAACGCTGCTGGGGCTCCTCGGCGCGCTCGTCGCCGTGCCGGTGACCGCGTCGCTGCTCATCATCCTCAAGCAGGTCGTCATCCCGCGCCAGGACGCCAAAGTCTGA
- a CDS encoding glycine betaine/L-proline ABC transporter ATP-binding protein, with translation MTVEVALEAKNLYKVFGKNPQDAVRRLQAGETRADVADAGTAAVIDASFTVNKGEIFVIMGLSGSGKSTIIRMLNGLNPPTSGDVTVQGHSIGKASPKELREIRQRSISMVFQHFALLPHLSVIDNAAYGLEIQGIGKDERRARALEILEKVGLGDRAYAMPDELSGGMQQRVGLARALTAGTDIMLMDEAFSALDPLIRREMQEQLITLQQELGRTIVFITHDLNEAMFLGDRIAVMRDGRIVQNGTPEEILTDPANDYVAQFVQDVDRARVLTAASVMEQPTTVSTLHAGVRGALKVMRDRQASSVSIVENLKFIGAVTDRAVIRAVKEGRTDLRSLVENVQPTVHPDDPLTEVLDRSVESHIPVAVVDSTDRLVGVIPRVTLLAALGNVAPETRSIPIVDVVAPASALELDQTIAAVEEPAVPVQAATEGGV, from the coding sequence GTGACCGTCGAAGTCGCTCTCGAAGCGAAGAATCTCTACAAGGTGTTCGGAAAGAACCCCCAGGACGCCGTGCGCCGGCTTCAGGCCGGCGAGACCCGTGCCGACGTCGCGGATGCCGGAACCGCCGCCGTGATCGACGCGAGCTTCACCGTGAACAAGGGTGAGATCTTCGTCATCATGGGCCTGTCGGGCTCAGGCAAGTCGACCATCATCCGCATGCTCAACGGTCTCAACCCGCCCACGTCGGGCGATGTCACCGTTCAGGGCCACAGCATCGGCAAGGCCTCGCCGAAGGAGCTGCGGGAGATCCGCCAGCGTTCGATCTCGATGGTCTTCCAGCACTTCGCGCTGCTCCCCCATCTCTCGGTGATCGACAACGCCGCCTACGGCCTCGAGATCCAGGGCATCGGCAAGGACGAGCGCCGCGCCCGTGCGCTCGAGATCCTCGAGAAGGTCGGACTCGGCGACCGCGCGTACGCGATGCCCGACGAGCTGTCCGGCGGCATGCAGCAGCGCGTCGGCCTCGCCCGCGCCCTCACGGCCGGCACCGACATCATGCTCATGGACGAGGCCTTCTCGGCCCTGGATCCGCTGATCCGCCGCGAGATGCAGGAGCAGCTGATCACCCTGCAGCAGGAGCTCGGCCGCACGATCGTGTTCATCACCCACGACCTGAACGAGGCGATGTTCCTCGGTGACCGCATCGCCGTCATGCGCGACGGCCGCATCGTGCAGAACGGCACTCCCGAGGAGATCCTCACCGACCCCGCGAACGACTACGTCGCGCAGTTCGTGCAGGACGTCGATCGCGCGCGCGTGCTCACCGCGGCTTCGGTCATGGAGCAGCCCACCACCGTCTCGACGCTGCATGCCGGCGTGCGCGGTGCGCTCAAGGTCATGCGCGACCGCCAGGCGAGCTCGGTCTCGATCGTCGAGAACCTCAAGTTCATCGGCGCCGTCACCGACCGCGCGGTCATCCGCGCGGTGAAGGAGGGGCGCACGGACCTGCGCAGCCTCGTCGAGAACGTCCAGCCCACGGTGCACCCCGACGACCCGCTGACCGAGGTCCTGGATCGCTCGGTCGAGTCCCACATCCCCGTCGCGGTCGTCGACAGCACCGATCGTCTCGTCGGCGTCATCCCCCGCGTCACGCTGCTGGCGGCGCTGGGCAACGTCGCGCCCGAGACCCGCTCGATCCCGATCGTCGACGTGGTGGCGCCCGCTTCGGCGCTGGAGCTGGACCAGACGATCGCCGCGGTCGAGGAGCCGGCTGTGCCGGTCCAGGCCGCGACGGAAGGGGGCGTGTGA
- a CDS encoding adenylosuccinate synthase: MPGIVIVGVQWGDEGKGKATDLLGDRTDWVVKFNGGNNAGHTVVIGDEKYALHLLPSGILSPGVNPVIGNGVVVDLEVLFNELTALNARGLDTSRLRISANAHIITNYHRTLDKVSERFLGKRQIGTTGRGIGPAYADKINRVGIRVQDLFDENILRQKVEGALEQKNHLLVKVFNRRAIGVDEIVEDLLGYTERLRPMVADTSLMLNEALDAGDVVVFEGGQATMLDVDHGTYPFVTSSSATAGGAATGSGVGPGRLDRIVGIVKAYTTRVGSGPFPTELFDEQGDWLRSRGFEFGTTTGRPRRVGWYDAPITRYATRINGITDLVLTKLDILTGLEQIPVCVAYDVDGTRFDEVPVNQSDFHHAAPILEYLPGWSEDISTARTFEDLPQAAQDYVLALEAMSGTRISVIGVGPARDAVIVRHDLID; encoded by the coding sequence ATGCCAGGCATCGTGATCGTCGGCGTCCAGTGGGGCGATGAGGGCAAGGGCAAGGCGACAGACCTGCTCGGGGACCGGACCGACTGGGTCGTGAAGTTCAACGGCGGCAACAACGCCGGTCACACCGTCGTCATCGGCGACGAGAAGTACGCCCTGCACCTGCTGCCCTCCGGCATCCTCTCGCCCGGCGTGAACCCGGTGATCGGCAATGGCGTCGTGGTCGACCTCGAGGTGCTCTTCAACGAGCTCACGGCGCTGAACGCGCGCGGTCTCGACACGTCGCGTCTGCGCATCAGCGCGAACGCGCACATCATCACGAACTACCACCGAACGCTCGACAAGGTCAGCGAGCGCTTCCTCGGCAAGCGCCAGATCGGCACCACCGGGCGCGGCATCGGACCCGCCTACGCCGACAAGATCAACCGTGTCGGCATCCGCGTCCAGGACCTCTTCGACGAGAACATCCTGCGCCAGAAGGTCGAGGGCGCCCTCGAGCAGAAGAACCATCTGCTCGTGAAGGTCTTCAACCGTCGCGCCATCGGCGTCGACGAGATCGTCGAGGATCTGCTCGGCTACACCGAGCGCCTGCGCCCCATGGTCGCCGACACGTCGTTGATGCTGAACGAGGCGCTCGACGCCGGGGACGTCGTCGTCTTCGAGGGCGGCCAGGCGACCATGCTCGATGTCGACCACGGCACGTATCCGTTCGTGACGTCGTCGTCGGCGACGGCCGGAGGGGCGGCCACCGGCTCCGGCGTGGGACCCGGGCGGCTGGACCGCATCGTCGGCATCGTGAAGGCCTACACGACGCGCGTCGGGTCGGGCCCCTTTCCCACCGAGCTGTTCGACGAGCAGGGCGACTGGCTGCGCTCGCGCGGCTTCGAGTTCGGCACGACCACGGGCCGTCCGCGCCGCGTCGGCTGGTACGACGCGCCGATCACGCGCTACGCCACCCGCATCAACGGCATCACCGACCTCGTGCTGACCAAGCTCGACATCCTCACCGGCCTCGAGCAGATCCCCGTCTGCGTCGCCTACGACGTGGACGGCACGCGGTTCGACGAGGTGCCGGTCAACCAGTCCGACTTCCACCACGCCGCGCCGATCCTGGAGTACCTCCCCGGCTGGAGCGAGGACATCTCGACGGCCCGCACCTTCGAGGACCTCCCGCAGGCCGCGCAGGACTACGTCCTGGCCCTCGAGGCGATGAGCGGCACCCGGATCTCGGTCATCGGCGTCGGTCCCGCGCGCGACGCGGTGATCGTGCGCCACGACCTGATCGACTGA
- a CDS encoding chorismate mutase, which yields MTEDPGTTLLRLRGSIDNIDAALIHLLAERFKATKQVGQLKAEHGMPASDPAREEQQVARLRRLAEEADLDPAFAEKWFNFVVAEVIRHHTAAADAR from the coding sequence GTGACCGAGGACCCCGGGACGACGCTGCTGCGTTTGCGCGGCAGCATCGACAACATCGACGCCGCGCTCATCCACCTCCTGGCCGAGCGGTTCAAGGCGACCAAGCAGGTCGGTCAGCTCAAGGCCGAGCACGGCATGCCGGCCTCCGACCCCGCCCGTGAAGAGCAGCAGGTCGCGCGCCTGCGGCGGCTGGCAGAAGAGGCGGACCTGGACCCCGCCTTCGCCGAGAAGTGGTTCAACTTCGTCGTCGCCGAGGTCATCCGCCACCACACGGCCGCCGCCGACGCCCGCTGA
- a CDS encoding proline/glycine betaine ABC transporter permease, with protein MENLRIPLGDWVEAFVDFLGDVFGWLFDAIATVLGAVYDGLSWVLVTPPFWVIIIVIAAVAFWVKGWKLALGTALGLLLIVFLDQWETSMDTLALVLVASIIATAISIPVGIWAARNDHVSRAVRPVLDFLQTMPAFVYLIPAIIFFGVGAVPGMIATILFALAPGVRLTELGIRGVDKEVVEAGNAFGATPGRILRQIQLPLALPSIMAGVNQVIMLSLSMVVIAGMVGAGGLGGEIVRAIGRIDVGLGFEAGIAVVILAMILDRITSALAQPRKNRGPASSGSSDDEKADDQAQPQPAATA; from the coding sequence ATGGAGAACCTCCGCATCCCCCTCGGTGACTGGGTCGAGGCGTTCGTCGACTTCCTCGGCGACGTGTTCGGCTGGCTGTTCGACGCCATCGCCACGGTGCTCGGCGCCGTGTACGACGGCCTCTCGTGGGTCCTGGTCACGCCGCCGTTCTGGGTCATCATCATCGTCATCGCCGCCGTCGCCTTCTGGGTGAAGGGATGGAAGCTGGCGCTCGGAACCGCGCTGGGACTGCTCCTGATCGTCTTCCTCGATCAGTGGGAGACCTCGATGGACACCCTGGCCCTGGTGCTCGTCGCGTCGATCATCGCGACCGCGATCAGCATCCCCGTCGGCATCTGGGCGGCGCGCAACGACCACGTCTCTCGCGCCGTGCGCCCCGTGCTGGACTTCCTGCAGACCATGCCGGCGTTCGTCTACCTGATCCCGGCGATCATCTTCTTCGGTGTGGGCGCCGTCCCCGGCATGATCGCCACGATCCTGTTCGCTCTCGCGCCGGGCGTCCGGCTCACCGAGCTGGGCATCCGCGGCGTGGACAAGGAGGTCGTCGAGGCCGGGAACGCGTTCGGCGCCACGCCGGGCCGCATCCTGCGACAGATCCAGCTGCCGCTGGCACTGCCGAGCATCATGGCCGGTGTCAACCAGGTCATCATGCTCAGCCTGTCGATGGTCGTCATCGCCGGCATGGTCGGCGCTGGCGGTCTCGGCGGCGAGATCGTGCGCGCCATCGGCCGCATCGACGTCGGACTCGGCTTCGAGGCGGGCATCGCCGTGGTGATCCTCGCGATGATCCTCGACCGCATCACGTCGGCGCTGGCGCAGCCGCGCAAGAACCGCGGTCCGGCGTCGTCGGGTTCCTCCGACGACGAGAAGGCCGACGACCAGGCCCAGCCGCAGCCCGCGGCGACGGCCTGA
- a CDS encoding beta-propeller fold lactonase family protein, translating to MRFLVGGYTADMDGAASGIGMLTAGEADSPLAGGQLGFAESIVEAPSPSWVAAHPSLDVFYAALEGTGAVQAFRRTGDESFVRLGPAVPVGELVCHVAIAPNAGSLLASCWGDGHLVRMRLDAEGRPSSPTVAPAAEDPYGADAGAPVPEGPPDLDLAAAARALREAAGEEYAHLIPAHDAPAAAAEDEPDEADAVRVSRAHQARFLDGGLVATTDLGFDVVRIWRAGVAGMKLVQRVALPRGSGPRHTVWHPSGHLYVVCEHSCEVFALAADREGVWRIVAGTALSPGMLAGDAAAELAASRDGAFLYAGLRGSDTIATVRVRGDGSQLEPIALVEAGAGWPRHHVVVRDTLLVAGQLSHEVVSLALDARTGVPGRVRHRVAVPSPTCLTPDVGR from the coding sequence GTGCGGTTCCTCGTCGGCGGCTACACCGCCGATATGGACGGCGCCGCCTCCGGAATCGGAATGCTCACCGCCGGCGAGGCCGACTCCCCGCTCGCGGGCGGACAGCTCGGATTCGCCGAGTCGATCGTCGAGGCGCCGTCGCCGTCATGGGTGGCGGCCCATCCTTCGCTCGACGTCTTCTATGCGGCCCTCGAGGGGACCGGCGCCGTGCAGGCGTTCCGCCGCACCGGCGACGAGTCCTTCGTACGACTGGGGCCGGCCGTGCCCGTCGGGGAGCTCGTGTGCCACGTGGCGATCGCCCCGAACGCCGGGTCGCTGCTGGCGAGCTGCTGGGGCGACGGGCACCTGGTGCGGATGCGGCTGGATGCGGAGGGGCGGCCGTCGTCGCCGACGGTCGCGCCGGCGGCGGAGGACCCCTACGGAGCGGATGCCGGCGCCCCCGTCCCGGAGGGGCCGCCCGACCTCGACCTCGCCGCCGCCGCACGGGCGCTGCGGGAGGCGGCGGGGGAGGAGTACGCGCATCTCATCCCCGCCCACGACGCCCCCGCCGCTGCGGCCGAGGACGAGCCGGATGAGGCGGATGCGGTGCGCGTGTCACGCGCGCATCAGGCCCGGTTCCTCGACGGCGGGCTGGTCGCCACCACCGACCTCGGGTTCGACGTCGTCCGGATCTGGCGGGCCGGCGTCGCGGGCATGAAGCTCGTGCAGCGGGTGGCGCTCCCCCGCGGCTCAGGGCCGCGCCACACCGTGTGGCACCCCAGCGGGCATCTGTACGTGGTGTGCGAGCACTCGTGCGAGGTGTTCGCGCTCGCCGCGGATCGCGAGGGCGTGTGGCGGATCGTCGCGGGCACGGCCCTCAGCCCGGGGATGCTCGCGGGCGATGCCGCCGCCGAGCTCGCCGCGTCGCGGGACGGCGCCTTCCTCTATGCCGGACTGCGCGGCAGTGACACGATCGCCACCGTCCGGGTGCGGGGGGACGGCTCGCAGCTCGAGCCGATCGCGCTCGTCGAGGCGGGAGCAGGGTGGCCGCGGCACCACGTCGTGGTGCGCGACACGCTGCTGGTGGCCGGACAGCTGTCGCACGAGGTCGTGTCGCTCGCGCTCGACGCCAGAACCGGTGTCCCCGGCCGTGTGCGTCACCGGGTGGCGGTGCCGAGTCCGACGTGCCTGACGCCCGACGTCGGGCGCTGA